Proteins from a single region of Catenulispora acidiphila DSM 44928:
- a CDS encoding glutamate ABC transporter substrate-binding protein, producing MTTMNGRRHNRMRLWGAAAAVAAVGLAGACSSTKGESGAVTVPRSGQGIGPGALPNAPSVPPKACGPEATAATWNGPLPGPNDPVPAGGTLDKIRKRGFLIAGIDLNTELFGYDPQHDNNPQGFDVDMARQMARAIFGSDGHIQFRVVTLGDPKTGEYAQLHAGNVDLVVQTTTITCARMQGAQRMSFSNPYYTAQLKLLMALGDDGKPQSASLESLKGKNVKVCATANSTSIGEIGQVLGKTNAFPAPNALDCLAYLQQDEVGGIFTDDAILLGMTRQDPHVAMTTAPAEEKQPYGIVTNYDAGKANDLTPFVNTALANMIQDSGPNGWRSLFAKDLGIQPTSLPEIPAQYPLG from the coding sequence ATGACCACGATGAACGGCAGGCGCCACAACAGAATGCGCTTGTGGGGAGCAGCGGCGGCCGTGGCGGCCGTCGGGCTCGCCGGGGCGTGCAGCAGCACCAAAGGCGAGTCCGGCGCCGTCACGGTGCCCCGCTCCGGGCAGGGCATAGGCCCGGGCGCGCTTCCCAACGCCCCGAGCGTGCCGCCGAAGGCCTGCGGGCCGGAGGCCACCGCGGCGACGTGGAACGGACCGCTGCCCGGCCCGAACGACCCGGTCCCCGCCGGCGGGACCCTGGACAAGATCCGCAAGCGCGGGTTCCTGATCGCCGGCATCGACCTGAACACCGAGCTGTTCGGCTACGACCCGCAGCACGACAACAACCCGCAGGGCTTCGACGTCGACATGGCCCGGCAGATGGCGCGCGCCATCTTCGGCTCCGACGGCCACATCCAGTTCCGCGTGGTCACCCTCGGCGATCCGAAGACCGGCGAATACGCGCAGCTGCACGCCGGCAACGTGGACCTGGTGGTGCAGACCACGACGATCACCTGCGCGCGCATGCAGGGCGCGCAGCGGATGAGTTTCTCCAACCCCTACTACACCGCGCAGCTGAAGCTCCTGATGGCGCTCGGCGACGACGGCAAGCCGCAGAGCGCGTCCCTGGAAAGCCTCAAGGGCAAGAACGTCAAGGTCTGCGCGACGGCGAACTCCACCTCGATCGGCGAGATCGGCCAGGTGCTCGGCAAGACGAACGCCTTCCCGGCGCCCAACGCCTTGGACTGCCTGGCATATCTGCAACAAGACGAGGTCGGCGGGATCTTCACCGACGACGCCATCCTGCTGGGCATGACGCGCCAGGATCCGCACGTCGCGATGACCACCGCTCCGGCGGAGGAGAAGCAGCCGTACGGCATCGTCACGAACTATGACGCCGGCAAGGCGAACGACCTGACGCCCTTCGTGAACACCGCGCTGGCGAACATGATCCAGGACTCCGGGCCGAACGGCTGGCGCTCACTGTTTGCAAAGGATTTGGGTATCCAGCCCACGTCCCTGCCGGAGATCCCGGCGCAGTACCCTCTGGGATAG